The DNA region ACTGATACTGCTCGCACCCGTGACGACGCAATCGCCAAGGGTAAGGCGACGGTGCCGGATCTGATCCTCGCCGATATTCAATTGGCAGATAAATCGTCGGGCATCGACGCCGTGAATGCGCTGCTTGAGGAGCTGGGTGACCGCCCGGTCATCTTCATCACCGCCTTCCCGGAACGTCTGCTGACCGGTGACCGACCTGAACCCGCCTTCCTGATCACCAAGCCATATTCCGAAGATCAGGTCCGCGCCGCCGTCAGTCAGGCCATGTTCTTTGCGACGACCGAACGGATGAATGTCGCCGTCTGATATGTGCCATTCGATCATGAAAAAGCCCTGGCCAAACGGTCGGGGCTTTTTTCGTTCCTGCATGGCGACGACGGTAGCTTGCCGTGATGGTGCGTAATATCCAGGCGGCCACGTCATGAAATGTGCCGCGCTCAGCCGCAAGGTCGCGGTGCACCGCGTCCCGGTGGTCATATCCACAGCACTCGGTGCAGTCTTTAACGATCAGACAGTGACGCCTCCTGTCATTCCATGCCGTCTACCAGGCGCCACTGCCAACCATTCCGACATTATTTTGTGGAACCTCGTGTCACGCCCGCGCGTTGAAGGCAGAACCACGAGGAAATGACATGCGCGAAGAGATGGCCGTCCGGGAGGCGACACGCCTCAGTTCCAAACTGATCTATGAGGTTATCCGTCGCGACGGTGAAGAGGAATTAGAGCGCCCCACACGGTCGCTCGTCTGGTCAGGCATCGCCGCCGGTATCCTGATTTCCTTCTCCGTTCTGGGAGAGGCAATCTTTCGAACATATTTGCCGGACGCGCCCTGGCGGTTCCTTCTAGAAAACCTCGGTTACAGTCTTGGTTTCCTACTGGTCATTCTGGGCCGAATGCAATTGTTCACGGAAAACACCATCACCACAATCCTTCCGTTGGTTGCAGAACGGTCCAGCCGCTGTCTGACGTCGGTCCTGCGGTTGTGGAGCATTGTCTTGATCGCAAACATCGTGGGGGCCTTCGTCGCGGCGGCGTTTATGACCCAAACCTCTGGCATAGCGCCTGATCTACTGACCACGATCAACGAACTGTCGCGCCATGCGACTGGCTTTTCGGCGACCGAAGGCTTCATCCGCGCGATCCCTGCCGGTGTTCTGGTGGCCTCCATCGTTTGGATGATGCCAAGTCAAAACGGGGGCGAGGTGATGCTGATCGTCATCTTCACCTGGCTCATCGCGGCGGGCGATTTCACGCACATCATTGCAGGCTCGGTAGAGATGTGGGTGCTGATCTTGCAGGGTGATCTTGGTGCGTCCGTCGCGGCCTTCAGGTTCTTCGTGCCGGTTCTCGCCGGAAATATCGTGGGTGGAACGCTGGTGTTCGCGCTTCTGGCCTGGGGCCAGGTGAAGGATGAGGTGGAATTACGCGACGAACCCTAGAGTGTTTGGAACCTTCCAGACCGCAAGCGCGTTGATCCTCCTGATATAAGAGGAGAGCTATAATGTCCGCACCAGACACCAACATCGAACGTCAGACCCATCGCCATAAGTGGAGCCTCTGGGGGATTGGCATCGCCGTCACGGCGGCTGCCATTTTCGCGGCCATTGCACTGCTTAGCGACAACGTTCCTGCCGATGAACAGGCCGCTGGCGTCCCACCGCAAAACGCCGCAGCGGACTGACGCTCAGCACCATAAAAAAGGCCTCGTCCGCATCAGACGAGGCCCTTTTCATTTGTGACGTATAGACCTTCAAATCAACGGGCGGCGGTCCGGGCGATCAATCTCCATCACTGCCATCTCTCGCATTTGGTCGCGATCACGCAGGCTCAGAATGCCATCCCCCAGTGCCAGCACCTGCGTTTCCCGCAGCTTCATCAATGTCTTGTTGGTGTGCACCAATGACAGACCCAGCGCATCCGCAAGATCCTGCTGTCGATACGGGAAGGGGCAGCGGTCCCCGTCGGTCAAGCCAAGATCTTCACATTGCGTGTGAAAGCGCAAAAGACCCCAACACATCCGCTGCACCGCAGTCATCTGTCCAATGGACGTCAGAGCCTCGCCCAGGAAATGCTCCTCCATCGCCGCGAGCCACGTCAGGTCAAACGCCCGCTCGGGCTCAGACTTAACCAGGTTCCATAGTTCTGCGCGATCAAAGACACACAGAACCATTGGCGTTGTGGCCTCGACGGAGTGCTTCATCTCTCGCATCACGCCGGCTTGCAGGCCCAGAAAACTGCCGGGCAGGACAAAGTTCACGACCTGTCGTCGCCCATCGGGCAGAAGTTTGTATCGCAGGCCCATACCTTTAAGCGCGGTGAACAATTGCGGGCTGTTGGAGCCTTCCATCAGCAGCGTCGTGCCGGGATCAACCTTCAACTCACCCACCTTGAATCGGCGCATGAACGCCACCTCTTCACCAGTCAGAGTGTCATAGACGTCTCGTTTCCTCAGCGGGCAATTTACGCAATCAGTAACCATGGCTCTTTTCGTTGCTGCTATGTCCTAGTTTAATGCAAGACATTTGAAATAGTTCCATATGGTCTGATGACCATGTCCGCAGACGCCTTCCCACCCCTTGAAATGAACGCGAATCCCGTGGCCAACGCACCGTGTTTGATCATCCATTCCAGTGCGCTGGTGGCTGAGGATTTAAGAGATATTCTGGAGTCCGAAGGCGCGCTGGAAGTGCTGACAGCGCCCGATATTACGCAAGCGCCCATCGCGCCCGCTCGCGTCGTTCTTGTGTCGGGTTCGCTCGAAAAGATCCTGGATACGCCTCAGGCGATGTATTGGCGGCAACATGCCATCCCGGTCATTCTGGTGGACAGCGAGCTTCAGCACGTCCGCGCGACCGAGGCCGGATTTCACACGTTGAACGAGCCGTTTCGCACAGAAGATGTCATTCATCTTCTAAACAAGTTCAATATTTTCTGACCTTTCCGGGAACTGATCGACGTTGACCCGTGTTGTCCCCCTGACCGTGAATTAAGGAGACACACCATGTTACGTTGGGCCGTCACATTTTTGATCATCGCCCTCATCGCCGCCCTTTTTGGATTTGGCGGCATCGCAGGCGCATCCGCGGGGATCGCGCAAATTCTGTTTTTCGTCTTTATAGCCTTGTTCGCGATCTCTCTGGTGGCGCGTGGGCTGAGCGGACCCTCGTCCTAAACGACTGTCACCGACCGCTGTGAGGGGTGAATGGCCTGACTTCGTGGCTGTTCACCCCTTTTCGTTTTTTGCATGTAAGGCCATGAAATCAATGCGTTATTTTTCGGAACCTTTTGCGGGTGATGTCAGTTGTCCCATCAGCTAATAAGGAGACTGACAATGAAAACCGGAACCATTCTCGCAATCGCCGTAGCCGCCATCGTGATCGTCGCAGGCATCTACATGATCGATATCGACCAGACGGAAGAGGGTGCCCTGCCCACGGTTTCTGTCGAAGGCGGCAATATGCCTGAATTCGATGCCGAGGTTGGCAGCATCGAGATCACTGAGGAAACGGTCACTGTCCCCAGCATCGAGATCACAACGCCGGACGAAGAGGTCGCATCAAACTAACGCGCGACCGACCACAAGTGAAATCTGAACAGGAGAAAGATCATGAACCGCGACCAGATCGAAGGCAAATGGACTGAAATCAAGGGCAAGCTCCGTGAAAGCTATGGAGAGTTGACCGACGACGATTTGGAAGCCGCGAAAGGCGACCGGGACCAGATGGAGGGCGTCCTCCAACAAAAGCTCGGCAAATCCAAGGAAGAGGTCCGCGACACCATGGACAAGATCCTCGCCAAGATCTGACGCCGGAAACCCTGCCAAGCCAGAGCGGTCCCACTCAATTGGGGCCGCTCTTTTTTGTTGTCGAAGACCGTAGAGCTGTCGATTGGCTCACGCGAAACCAAGTTGACACCGATCGCCGTCGCCGCGCGCATCTGTCCCGATTAACTCCACCTGCAACGAACCCTGCGACAGCCAGGTCCGGCAACCCGCTGCCCGAGGCTCACCTATTGCAGCCGCGTGATATTTGTCACCACACGCAGGTTATAGGTTGCGTTACGCCCCCAACGCTCTAGGACCAGCTCTTCAACGGCGCGCACATGTGCCCGCGCCTCATCCTGACCCTCGCCGGCGCGGTAATAGTCCAGTTGCAGGACGGAGGGGCGTTCCGCCAACACCTGAACCAGCCGGTCGATCCCTTGTGCAAGCGCCGGAGAGGGGCTGCCATCTGCCTCGAATGCCTCGGCTGTCAGATCGATTTCGATCAATTGCCCAAAGGTCGCTCCGAAGTTGAACACCGTCATCGTGCCCGGCGTGACGCGCAGGACGCGGGGGTTCTCGGACGTCACAAAGAAGCCGGTGGGCAACGTGCGATCATCCAGTTCCAGCTGGAAGTTGGAACCGACCCGTTGGCGGGGAAGGGCCGCGCAGGGGACAGAGAATCGGCCAAACTCATCGGTGGTGATCAACGTGCCATCCACAGTCACAAGCCGGACACGCGGCAGGCCTTCCTCGCTGCCCGCATCGAACACGCCGTCAAAATCGCGGTCATCGAACACGCGGCCAAGGATTTC from Jannaschia sp. CCS1 includes:
- a CDS encoding formate/nitrite transporter family protein produces the protein MREEMAVREATRLSSKLIYEVIRRDGEEELERPTRSLVWSGIAAGILISFSVLGEAIFRTYLPDAPWRFLLENLGYSLGFLLVILGRMQLFTENTITTILPLVAERSSRCLTSVLRLWSIVLIANIVGAFVAAAFMTQTSGIAPDLLTTINELSRHATGFSATEGFIRAIPAGVLVASIVWMMPSQNGGEVMLIVIFTWLIAAGDFTHIIAGSVEMWVLILQGDLGASVAAFRFFVPVLAGNIVGGTLVFALLAWGQVKDEVELRDEP
- a CDS encoding Crp/Fnr family transcriptional regulator gives rise to the protein MVTDCVNCPLRKRDVYDTLTGEEVAFMRRFKVGELKVDPGTTLLMEGSNSPQLFTALKGMGLRYKLLPDGRRQVVNFVLPGSFLGLQAGVMREMKHSVEATTPMVLCVFDRAELWNLVKSEPERAFDLTWLAAMEEHFLGEALTSIGQMTAVQRMCWGLLRFHTQCEDLGLTDGDRCPFPYRQQDLADALGLSLVHTNKTLMKLRETQVLALGDGILSLRDRDQMREMAVMEIDRPDRRPLI
- a CDS encoding DUF1328 domain-containing protein, which encodes MLRWAVTFLIIALIAALFGFGGIAGASAGIAQILFFVFIALFAISLVARGLSGPSS
- a CDS encoding CsbD family protein: MNRDQIEGKWTEIKGKLRESYGELTDDDLEAAKGDRDQMEGVLQQKLGKSKEEVRDTMDKILAKI